The Coregonus clupeaformis isolate EN_2021a chromosome 6, ASM2061545v1, whole genome shotgun sequence genome has a segment encoding these proteins:
- the LOC121567391 gene encoding fukutin-related protein-like yields MRVSFCQGLLTGAIALNLLILYYVSRAQQQMMEKRRNPGRGSRKAALPASGLGGGIGGLVGVGVGIIGAGGVGGEGNSRGPRVTVLLREFENFENYVGDVARSFLHQRPELPFLAVSDTPPYPPLSLPEGARLLVLSPSPEQPPQAHRPEFHVQTEFVLLVPDGVELEQGRAVERLIRELEGEGGGPVRLVAAPVLARSAVQCLHLRVSLREWTATYNPAASGSSGSVCTALQGDAVVLIRSEDLFNLSVPLGRPLLPSLFIQTSLHGWKVKLLESPCFSASHQPLFSSAHNQWKADSHLKEATSRLMRNFGLKRLLLADGKEQWYGCGKETARCFGSVRDDTPEYLYLERWTPPCCLRALRETTKYVINILESSGVRYWLEGGSLLGAARHQDIIPWDYDVDLGIYLEDVPNCDYLKNLDSGSLVDSNGYVWERAVEGDFYRVQYSEANHLHVDLWPFYLRNGVMTKDTWMEHKQDVEFPEHFLQPLVPMPFAGVTAYGPNNHRAFLELKFGEGVIENPQYPNPAKKRLDRSRL; encoded by the coding sequence ATGCGGGTGAGTTTCTGCCAGGGCCTTCTGACTGGAGCCATCGCTCTGAACCTGCTCATCCTCTACTATGTGTCCCGAGCCCAGCAGCAGATGATGGAGAAACGCCGGAACCCAGGAAGGGGCTCCAGGAAGGCTGCCTTACCTGCTTCCGGGCTGGGGGGCGGCATAGGGGGCCTGGTGGGGGTTGGCGTGGGGATAATTGGCGCTGGAGGTGTCGGGGGAGAGGGGAACAGCCGCGGCCCCCGTGTGACGGTCCTCTTAAGGGAGTTTGAGAACTTTGAGAACTACGTTGGTGATGTGGCACGCTCCTTCCTGCACCAGAGACCTGAGCTGCCCTTCCTGGCTGTGTCTGACACCCCGCCctacccccctctgtctctccccgaGGGGGCCCGTCTCTTGGTGCTCTCCCCCAGCCCCGAGCAGCCTCCGCAGGCCCACCGGCCAGAGTTCCACGTCCAGACAGAGTTTGTGCTGCTGGTGCCTGACGGGGTGGAGCTGGAGcagggccgggctgtggagaggCTGATCcgggagctggagggggagggtggggggcCCGTGAGACTGGTGGCAGCCCCTGTGTTGGCACGCTCGGCCGTCCAGTGCCTGCACCTGCGGGTCAGTCTGAGAGAGTGGACGGCCACCTACAACCCAGCGGCGTCTGGGAGCAGTGGTAGCGTGTGTACAGCCCTTCAGGGGGACGCGGTGGTCCTCATCCGCTCCGAGGACCTCTTCAACCTGTCTGTCCCACTGGGGAGGCCACTGCTGCCCTCACTCTTCATCCAGACCTCCCTGCATGGCTGGAAGGTCAAGCTCCTGGAGAGCCCCTGCTTCTCCGCCAGCCACCAGCCTCTCTTCAGCTCAGCCCACAACCAGTGGAAGGCAGACAGCCATCTGAAGGAGGCCACTAGCCGGCTGATGAGGAACTTTGGGCTGAAGCGTCTCCTACTGGCTGATGGGAAGGAGCAGTGGTACGGTTGTGGGAAGGAGACGGCGCGTTGCTTCGGATCGGTCCGGGACGACACCCCTGAGTACCTGTACCTGGAGCGCTGGACCCCTCCCTGCTGCCTGCGTGCCCTCCGCGAGACCACCAAGTATGTGATCAATATCCTGGAGAGCTCCGGGGTGCGCTACTGGCTGGAAGGAGGCTCCCTGCTGGGTGCGGCCCGCCACCAGGACATCATCCCCTGGGACTATGATGTAGACCTGGGCATCTACCTGGAGGACGTGCCTAACTGTGACTACCTGAAGAACCTGGACTCTGGTTCTCTGGTGGACTCTAACGGCTATGTGTGGGAGCGGGCAGTGGAGGGGGACTTCTATAGGGTGCAATACAGCGAGGCTAACCACCTCCACGTGGACCTGTGGCCCTTCTACCTGCGGAACGGTGTCATGACCAAAGACACGTGGATGGAGCACAAACAGGATGTGGAGTTCCCAGAGCACTTCCTGCAGCCGCTGGTGCCAATGCCGTTCGCCGGCGTCACCGCCTACGGCCCGAACAACCACCGCGCCTTCCTGGAGCTCAAGTTTGGGGAGGGGGTCATCGAGAACCCCCAGTACCCCAACCCTGCCAAGAAGAGGCTGGACAGGAGCCGGCTGTGA